Part of the Denticeps clupeoides chromosome 3, fDenClu1.1, whole genome shotgun sequence genome, CACTGTGGTATTTCTCAAACCGCCGCCCCACTTCGATTCTGAATATGTCTCCTCTAAAGGGTACAGGAAACAAGGCCTGTGTTATTTCTTAAGTTGACATTAAATCCATACTTGAATACCACCCAATCTGACCCTAACAGCGCTTCCCTCATCTTGCTCAGCTATAGTGATGACAAATGCCCGTCTGAGGTACTGACACAAGGAAAATCTAAACATTATTTGTCTTTTCTGCTCAGTGATGCCTCGCTCAAAAGAAAGgtctttctgttcttttcacCTTTATCTGGCCTGTGTAATGTAGGCATCTCAGCTCAGGTATTGCAGCGTTACAGGACAGCAGGTCATCAGGTATTACACTGCAGAAATAATtgcaaaagtaaaatatttatttttattgcaatgTGGAAGAATTTAAACACTtctgacatatatatatatatatatatatatgacactTGAGATTGATGCATGAACAATACATCAATACAAAGATAAGTATACAAAGGAAGTGTCCAGACGGCATCAAACAGCAATCCTGCTGGATGAGTcaaatactaaaatattttctcatttttattacataacatgTAATGAAGCATGCCGATATCCTATTTATCTTTATCTATATTTAATGGCATAAATcgcataaatatgtatgtataacggaattttctctctcttgttctATGACTCTAGTACCCACAGCTATTCACTGGAATTCTTTCTCCATGGAAAGGTCTTCTATTGTATGGCCCCCCAGGTCAGTACTTTCCTAGTCTCCAGATTTCAACCATTAACTCTCCATCGACTGCGAAATGGTATAAATCCCCATGTTGAGCCTCCACACATTAAAGCTGTCAAATATCCACATTTCTTCTGATTGGTCTCTAAAGCTCTAACAGCTCTGAACCTCAGGTACAGGAAAGACCATGCTGGCAAAGGCCGTTGCCACAGAATGCCACACCACCTTTTTCAACATCTCTGCCTCCTCCATTGTCAGCAAGTGGAGGGGAGACTCAGAGAAGCTAGTTCGGGTGCGTATTGCCCGTCAGAAAATAAGTTTTACAATACAAATGAATGTGTTGAGGTGTGTGGAAAACAGGCCGATTAATCCTCTGCTCCTCTTCAGGTCCTTTTTGAATTGGCACGATTCCATGCGCCATCTACAATCTTCCTGGATGAGCTGGACTCGGTGATGGGACAGCGGGGAAGTGGGCCAGGGTAACTCCTCTGTCCCGTCCCTTGTTCCTTAATTATTTCCAACCCTCTGTTGATCTAAAGAGCATTGCTTCACTTGCAGAGGGGAGCATGAGGGCAGTCGGAGGATGAAGACCGAGCTGCTGGTACAGATGGATGGGTTGTCGCGTTCAGATGaccttgtgtttgtgttggccGCTTCAAACCTGCCATGGTGAATAGCTACTCAAAACTGCAATAACTCGCTACCCCATTCATTTTCCGCCATGTTCCATGAGTACTCAAGGTGTGGAAAGGACCAGTTACTACTTTTGTGTAATCTCCATCAAGGCTCCAAAAGGTGTTTTACACTGAATATGAGCTAAAAGAAGTTAACTTGGTTAAGTAAAGCAGACGGGTGTAAAGTGGTACCGGGGGTGATGGTGTAGTAGTACTTGGCCCTCCAGACTGTGATTTGAAGAACGCTAGAGCGCCTTTTGTTAAGAGCGTAGGCTTGATTCTGAGTAAGGTGCGTGTAACGTTTCAGGGAGCTGGACCACGCCATGCTCAGGCGGCTGGAGAAAAGGATTTTGGTGGGCATGCCCTCCGAACCAGCCAGAAAGGCCATGATTGCCCACTGGTTGCCGCCGCTCAGCAACACAGGGGGAGTGGACCTCTCTACTGACCTGGATTACGACAAGCTAGCTGAGGTATTTCTGCACGGGCTGCGTGAGATTCAGCTCAGTCAAACGCCATTACTGTTCAATGTAACATTCCCTGCCACTTCAGGAAACGGAGGGGTACTCTGGGTCCGACATTAAACTGGTGTGCAAAGAGGCTGCCATGCGGCCTGTTCGGAAAATATTTGATGCCTTAGAGAATCACCAAGAGGGTGAGACGTGCAGCCGGATTCTGTTCAGCAGTAACATCTTATGTGCATGGACCGGCTTTCTGATCCCCAACGTCTCTCCTCGCAGGTAATGCCAACATGCTGGCTATTCGGCTGGAAACTGTGACCACAGCAGATTTTCTGGAGGTGATCGCTCACACTAAACCCTCAGCGAGAACCCTGACGGAGAAATACTGCGCCTGGGAACAAGAGTATGAGTCAGTATGATGCTGGCCTGCAAATTTTACTGCCATTGTTTCAAGATGAATCAAACCTCAACAATCATggacaataaaaacacattcaaactTTCGTATTTATTAagatgttttgtattttttgttggtgtgaggACAGCTACATTATACAGAATTACTTTACACACGTTATTTAAAGAGATTTCTAGATCAGATGTGTGAGCTTTCAGGTGAAATacccagtcatttttttttttttaaatcacttctTGAGATATAAGGTTTTGCAGGATGTGGTCGACAGCCTGAGGAAAATTCTCACAGGTCAGATATGGCTGTGGGTCGATCTTGCCTTCATCCCCAGCTCTGTATTTCCctaaaagaggaagaggaatcATTTTATTCGGTTTTGTTTTACAACAGTTTTGGACTGCGTGTGCATAGTTTTACTCTCATACCAGTTTTGACTAAAATTCCCAGCATGCCAGTTTTCTGCGCCCCTCCGATATCATCCCGGGCATCCTGTGAATACGGGTGCATGATATATACATAATCTAGAAAATATCTTTAGTAATTTATATTGAATGTTCTTTCCATGTATCATATCATACTGAgacatttcacaataaaatggtcatgaagaataTTCAGCATGGTAAGATTGACAGGTCTGAATGCCTTTTGGAATGTCCAGGAACATCAagtagtgggtaacgcactcgcctatgatatggctgatcagtgtatacGCGCTAAATAGAGTAAGTGAGTGAAATTAGACATCATTCCTTAACTGCGCTCACATCTCCAATCATAATGGCTTCCTCGGGAAAGCAGTTCAAATCTCTGAGTGCCTCCAGGAAGAAGGTCTTCTCTGGCTTCCCCACCACAGCAGCCTGGCAGTCGGTGGCATACTCCAGACCTGTGACAAAGGGACCGGGACCCAAGGCCAGTCCATCTGTCCTCTTGTAGTACCTCGCCTTGTGGATGGCAATGAGGGGCGCTCCGCCAAGTATAAGACTTgataagaaagaagaaatagaTGAATGCATCCATATGCTAAAGCGTCCAATCACTGCCAGACAATGCAAGGTATAAAACATTAggggcaaggatctcacaatacgatacATGGGTCGCGAAACAATTATACgcatatatatactgtacattttgcaatattctacagctcactgaaaaagtaaaaagctgaaatacaagatgctgcctcactctgcctgaaatgccaggcagtaattcaaagtagaccgttgtacagcgccacctacaggagtggaggttgtagttgcatGCTCACTAAAACGCTCGGCAACGCCACCCAGTGGACTACAtctgtatacaaaaatatcgatatttaaTGTCCCTGCATCGCTAAAATATCACCATGCAAAATATCACGGTATATTGCTGCATCGAAGATTACTTACCGGAATGCCTTGTTGAGCGTCTGATAGTCGAAATGATCAGGGGCCAGTCCAATGACTACGGCATTGGGATCCGCTGTTTCAATACCTATTGCAATAACAAAAACGCAGCATCAAATTCTCCGCACATTTTCCAGGAGATTCCAGAAATGAGAGGCCTGCCTGTGGTTCTGGGGGAATCTGCAATGCAAAGCTTGTCGTTCACGTTGTGTTAATGTCAGTATCTTTCACCTGCGAAGTCCTCCAAAGCGCTGTCCTCCACAAGGAGCAGGGGACGCACCTTCCTTTGTTCCAGTAAGTTACGGGCGGCTGTCAGAGAAGTGAAGAGCTCCCGCTCCTCGATGTCAAAGTTCAGTTTCTGCAGCCTTTCCAACAAATACCGCTTGCATTCTTTTGTCGTGTTTGTCACAAATTTGACCGACACAGGGGCGCGTCGTAACCTTTTGAACAGGCACGGTAAGTAAGGATGGATTTTTCACGCACATGCGACCCTGTTATTTAAGAGAACAAGGTGTGTCTCAACCTTGCAAGTGCGTCCTGTGCTCCGGGTACAGCAGCGTCCTCGATGTGGAGTGTCCCGCTCAGGTCGACGAGGACGGCTTTCAAGGCCCGACGTGACATGTCAGAACACTGTCAATCACACCACACAGGACATACTTGTGCACTTTCCAGTGGATGGGCCCGCCTGCCAAAATTTTAATACAACCAGACTaaacacgtaaaaaaaaaaattaatagtaGTCTGCTTAATCATTGGGCAGATTACATTGGGCAGAAATTCAAAGGCTTATTGGTTACACAAAGCCAGTGTTGACCATGATGATTTAATGGACTCTACCCTGGAGAGCCTCTattatttagacattttttgGATATTTGGAAGCTCCCTATTAATCAGTTCttataaatacaattaatgCTCTTTTCCCACAGGCAAGTATGGATTACACACcacgacaaacacacacttggaATGCTTGATCTGTGGTTGACATCCATTCTGGGATACACataactattttttatttaaaaagtggtGCCATGGTACCCAAATGGGGTTTATATCTAAAGCAGATGCAAAAACCCACCAAAATCTCGACGTTAGCTAACGCTAATACGGAATGCTACCCTGATGTGAGGATATGTAAGTAAATAAAGGGCGGAATAAATAACTTGTGCCTAAAAAGCTGCAGTTTATCCCGGCTCAAGGGGCAGATATTCTGTTCCAAAAGTACGTGACTAGCAGTCACTAGCAGTCTGTTGCACCGGCTAGCGAAACACGTTAGCAAACATAATTCGGCTGTGGTACAGCCGCGTTACCTAAAACGACGCGTCTTAACGTGTGCATCAGAGTGACGGGAACCTGTGGGAAAGAACACGACCCGTGAAGCGACCCTGCACACCACCTTCTGCGGCCCACGCAGCTCAAAAATGCCTGATGCGGGTTCCTACGTGGGCTGGGTTGCCAGATACCGGCGATTTTCTACGACAACCCTGAACTTTTGGGAAGTAGATGTCCAAGCTATGACGCCGTTGACGAACATGGAGGGCAAGGCAGTATTGTGGAAACAACGTTCCTCTAGTAAGACACGTTAGAACCGCCTACCTAACAGCCAGAGTATAATAGTATACTCACAAGTTTATatagggtgaccagacgtccTCATGATCCCGGTCACCGTACGTCTATACAACTGTTGCCCGACATTTTCTCGTCGCTAATCTATTCAAATCGTTGAGATTTAGAACCAAATTCATATTCAAAGTATTGGAAGCACGGTGATCGGTGAACTTCGGGGCTGTAAAACGCTACCTGGCAACATCAATTTTTTAGGGCGATCCAGAATTCAGCCAATGTCAAAAGTGTTATATTTGTTCCGTTTGTATGTACTAGGCCATATCTGTTGTAACAGTAACAAGGCAGggtaagttgttttttttatttattatactttAAATTTtataaagtcaagtgattgtcacatgtgatacacagcagcacagcactcggtgcacacagtgaaatatgtcctctgcatttaacccatcaccctgagtgagcagtgggcagccatgacaggcgcccggggagcagtgtgtggggacggtgctttgctcagtggcacctcagtggcaccttggcagatcgggattcgaaccggcaaccctctgattacagggccgcttccttaaccgctaggccaccactgctaggcCATAATATGTTTGTGGTGTTCATGCTGTGTATCCTACATTCATGTGATTAGACTATCTGGCGGTTATTCTAAGGACACATATCACTGAGCTACGGTTCCATGAGGACATTACCCCGCCTGAGAGCCATGTAAGAGGGTTAGCGGTGTTAGAGATTAATCACTTATTAAATGGAAAAACATATGTGTTTCACTAACGAGCACCAGATGTATCGCATTTAGAGGCATTTTTCATCCATTAAtcgatttaaacatttttaaaggttTACCGCatgagctgaaaacctctttgGATAGCCATCAAAAgcataatcatttttataatacaaCGCTccgttttacatttttttctgccacaTCGCACAAATATTTCACGTACATAATCATTAGTCATTATTAATGCCAATAAATTGGACTTtttcaaaaacatatttttgtgtaCGAGTCATGATTCGTAAATCAGACAATGTTTGGCATGCAGTGTCTCTGAAAAAAGATGGAATCAATTAATCTTGGACAGATTATGATCAACTAATCTTGGATTAAACTAGGTTTTAAACTTAATCCCCCTTACAAGCATATGGTTATAATTCAAAATAATAGCAGGCTTTAGTTTCCGTGCTAAAGCCACTGTTAATGAAATGCCTTCTAAGCAAAGTTGATGTGGTTCAGTGATGGGGTCTCATATTTGGCAGCAAGCACCTCAGGTCTCAGCAAAGATTGGGGAGAGGAGCTTTTCAGCACGTTTTTACATCTTTATGTATTTGCAATCACAAGTGTTCAACACCAAAAACATAGGCATGTTAAAACATGTAATCAAAGTTTATTAAAACAGACTTTTAACTTAAGCAACGTACAATTTCATTCGAACACAAAATTAAGTATCACAATCTACCCAGCAAACGTAGTAGTTGCGTCCTGGTTTATGTCGTTTGTTTCAGAACAGAGGAAGCGAAACACGGACCGTTTTCTTGGTAAACGTGCAGGAAACTGCTATTTCGCGCCCATGGAACGCTGCACGAATGCCTCCGATAGCCTTGTTTTAGTTAACAATATTTTCTAGTTGAATAACTTGGGGAATAGGTTTAGATTACAATACCGGCAATACTCAGATACCATAAAAGCAAGCCGACAGCAGAGGACAACTAGGGACTCGAGGACGCAGTTGTAAAtgcatcttcttcatcttccccTGGTCCCGTTCTGTATGAGACCTGTCAAAAGGCCTCTTTGGAATTTTTCTAGTTTAACTGAGGAATCGGACGGCATATTTATTTGAAGTTTCGCCGATCagcaaaaatggaaatgaaactTTCAGTATGAAAGCGCACCAAGGCCCAGAGGAAATGTACTTGTACAAAAGGTATTTCAACAGGGAGAGAAtattcaattcattttttttaaaccaaggGAACTGTGTTCAAAGAAACATCCCAAGACATTTCCACAGAGGCAGACAGTTTCGTATAGAACAAATATAAAGAATAAATGGCTGAATGATGTGAAGCCTTGAAAAGGGGCAGAGGGAGTAGAGTGTGTGGCGGATTCCCAGAGTTGCTGAAGTCCTCGGTTCACCACCATGGCAAAACGCCGCGGTTTTCGGCCAAGTCTTCCAGTCCTCGCTTCATCCGAACAGCAGCAATAACACGATGCACACCGAATTGACTGCGATCAGGGGCACTGAAAGACGCGAGAAAGGATCgtctgggttaaatgcacacgACACAGTTCCCCGCACGTCGGGCTGGGGCGGGCGTACCTCTCATCACGGTCCTGACCGAGCGGATGAGATTCAGAAGCTGCGCCTTAATTCCCGGTTCGTCGCCGAATCCCCCGATGCCTTGATCCGCTCCCCAGCCGACTGCCAAAAGTAAAATTCACTCAAAGTGAGTCAAACAGCAATCAACGTGCAACAACGGGTGcccttcacaaacacactccgTTTATCCTTATATTGTAAAAGTTGCATATACCATCTTTTACAGTATTATTTACCAAAAATGCCAAAGAAAATAGTGTCTGTTTACATATGGTTAGACTCCTTACTGCGCCCAAATGCTAACAGAATTACAAGCTAGCTACGTTAGCGTGCTAGTAGGTGGTTATAACACAACAAAGCAGCCTTATCACGTTACAACGCTGACATCTTACTTTTACTGAGAAACCGTTCTTCGTGCAAAACCGCGACTGCATTGGTTAATAATATCGCGGTTTGAATCAGCGCATACAGCGTGAACGCCATGCTGGCACTCTGCGTCCACTGACGTGGTGACGTCAGCTTTTAGCCGCGCGTAATAAGCACGTCATGACGTCAGACGCAGACCTGCCCAAATATGGGTTTCGgcggttgggggggggggttcatgtTCAGCTAGGTACATTGGAGTGGTTGAGGAAAAGACTTACAATtcataaagttaaaaaaaaataaatatatatatgtaaaacatGACCTTAAGGGAATTCTGGATCTTTATAGCTGGAATTCTGTCTAAAGCTAAAAGGCATTTTACATAGATGAAGAACTGGACAAGTGGCATTTTAGGGAAATCAGAAATAATCTACAATgaacatttttctatttttgcacattattgCCTTACTATCCACAGGGATTATTCACAGTTAAACACTACCTATATGCCTGCCATGGTAATCACTCGTTTCATCTGCACTACCTccattattgtgtttttatagtGACAGCTCCATCTGTCTGCTTTTTATCTATACAAAcataaacaatacaaaataaaggGTCCCTCATTGTTTTAATATGGTATAGACTTTTATTTTCCACATAAATAGTAGAGAAACTACAAGaacatatttaaatacatttgcattaacagctcataataacattttttactgtataccagtatttcaaataaataagcaaatcaAAAGCAGACGTTTTAATTgttcacttaattttttttttgacattgttTTATGTCAAATTAACATGTCCGGATATCTTCTTTGTATATTTCATACTGTCCATTATCAGGATTTTATGCAATTATCAGGTTTATAAATTATACaacaaatgttcatttgtacATGGTGAGGgtgaaatatataaattagGCAATGTTTGTAGAGAAATCATGAGTTTTCTAATTAGATTTGTTTAACAGTGCTTCCTTGATTTTCTAGGTGATTATATACATGGCTGAACACACCACAGAAGCAGAATTTGAGGAAAAATTTCCTGCATCCGTCTTTTGCTGCAACTACACCCTCTCTGCATCTTTCATCCAAAGGTACTCCAGGGCTAAATAGTGAGGTTGGttctgttgcattgtgggaattCCCTCTGATGTCCAGGTGGGTTTGTCATCCCAAAATTGTTGTGTTGTGGCATGATTGGCTCTTCAGGTTCCCTGGAAAATGGTGAGGAGTTTTTGCAATTAACAATCCTTGAAATAAGTGTGGTTGCACTTATATAAATTTGTTACATATTAGATCATTTCACGTATGAGTCAATTGCAAAATGGGTCAACAGTACAGGACACATACAAGCTGAATTTAACTTTTAAGTCTGCACAAATCATTGATAATTAAAGACTGTTAAGTCACAAAGGGGTGCAGTAAGGATGCAATACTTACGGCTTAACTCTTCCCGAGGTGTGTTCCgaccttttcttttcttatgaTGTTTGCATAGGGAATCTGAAATGCAACATTGTTAGTTAATTGAGAATGgaacatatattatttatactGTTTAAGTAATGTGTACAATCTTACCATTTGCAATTGCTGTACCATCTCTTCTCTGTATGCAAGCTCCCTCTTCATTTGGTCCTGGAAATTATCTGAAAGAATGCAAAAACAGGTCAAAATCAGACACACTGAATTGAATTGATTCATAATGCCAACATAATTGCATTCAACACAAAATATCAAACCAAAAGGTGCCTCGAGCACACTCATTAAAAGTGATGGCACCTAGACACAGACTAGGAAGTGTCATGAATATGCTGATCTTGACTAATTTTTTTATGCTACTTTTAACAGTTcagtattttagtttttttttataagaattattgacgttgttgagtttctttttttgtaaatcagaGAACATACCGTGATATTGATATTGAGCAGGCTAAtataatgcatgtttttgtAAGTAAAATAGTAGCTTAAAGAATGACTTACGGAAAACTGGAAATGGTGAGCTGCCTTTCAGTGCATGAAATTCCTCCTCTAGTCTTCTCCGTAAATCAATCTGCTCCAGGAGAACCTTCTGGAGCTCCTCTAGGGCACAGAAGACATGGttagaaaaaatacaattccGACAGTATTCTACAGTAAACCTACAGTAATTCATGGTTTCCCCATTGGACTTGGGTGAGAGTGGTATTATGaatactgaaatatgtaatgtattatatattttatatagttttttgtTATTACCTTTTTCCATGTTCTCTACATCTTTCTTCAGTGAAACGGGTGAATGTGAATCTTGATTTTGGTCTACTAGATAAAAAGAGGGGAGAAagcataatttaatataatataatatatatatacacacacatatcattAAGTATAATTAATGTTAACCATAAAGTAACCAAATGTTTTTAACATCATTAGACTGCAATTCTACAACCAGCCTGCAGATGTCAGCATAACAACACGATGAGGATGGTTACATTTTAAACTCTTttataaaatgacataaaatgaaaaaactaaattatCTTTAAACATGGTGGTGGATTTAAAATTTATGTGAGGTGCTGATTTCAAAAGCAATGAATCAATACAAAACAAAAGTTCCATAGTCTGTAACCCACTTATTATGACCCAAATAATGTATGTGTATACAAAAACCAGGTTTAGaatctttacatttatttttgatgcAAATATGTAATTAGTTTAACTATTAACTAAATTAACtaaaattaactaaaaaaacTTTTGAGTACAAAAacctgattttaaaaaaattaatcaggCATAAAATGTGTAGCCTTTTCCCCTGGCTCTgtaggaaaaaataataatgtcctgtttgtccatGGTCCTATGAAGCTGCCATAATAATGTCTTTGGAATAGCTGGTCCTTCTCTCTGCTTTGTGTACTCTCTGTGGCGAATCACAGGCCTCAAATGAAGCAATACAGCACATTTGGGC contains:
- the katnal2 gene encoding katanin p60 ATPase-containing subunit A-like 2 isoform X2, with amino-acid sequence MELSYQAIKTAHQAREADEMRTEARRRNLLVLIHHHLTEEGYVATANALDLESNFALRRFEVCDNMDLDTVLMEYESYYLIKFQKYPKLTKKSPEQECKRTKSCSKKRTPCTGTRVLPRISSTQQPTSIFAVKKTESKMENGLPLSVETAEFGLNVSPVMKNGVVDGGLMKKGQITDHRGLIQDGSKMVSNEILTNGVSCLDPAERLLKPTGALGGMNSEMRDLATVISQDIYLHNPNVRWDDIIGLEAAKRLVKEAVVYPIKYPQLFTGILSPWKGLLLYGPPGTGKTMLAKAVATECHTTFFNISASSIVSKWRGDSEKLVRVLFELARFHAPSTIFLDELDSVMGQRGSGPGGEHEGSRRMKTELLVQMDGLSRSDDLVFVLAASNLPWELDHAMLRRLEKRILVGMPSEPARKAMIAHWLPPLSNTGGVDLSTDLDYDKLAEETEGYSGSDIKLVCKEAAMRPVRKIFDALENHQEGNANMLAIRLETVTTADFLEVIAHTKPSARTLTEKYCAWEQEYESV
- the katnal2 gene encoding katanin p60 ATPase-containing subunit A-like 2 isoform X1; protein product: MELSYQAIKTAHQAREADEMRTEARRRNLLVLIHHHLTEEGYVATANALDLESNFALRRFEVCDNMDLDTVLMEYESYYLIKFQKYPKLTKKSPEQGECKRTKSCSKKRTPCTGTRVLPRISSTQQPTSIFAVKKTESKMENGLPLSVETAEFGLNVSPVMKNGVVDGGLMKKGQITDHRGLIQDGSKMVSNEILTNGVSCLDPAERLLKPTGALGGMNSEMRDLATVISQDIYLHNPNVRWDDIIGLEAAKRLVKEAVVYPIKYPQLFTGILSPWKGLLLYGPPGTGKTMLAKAVATECHTTFFNISASSIVSKWRGDSEKLVRVLFELARFHAPSTIFLDELDSVMGQRGSGPGGEHEGSRRMKTELLVQMDGLSRSDDLVFVLAASNLPWELDHAMLRRLEKRILVGMPSEPARKAMIAHWLPPLSNTGGVDLSTDLDYDKLAEETEGYSGSDIKLVCKEAAMRPVRKIFDALENHQEGNANMLAIRLETVTTADFLEVIAHTKPSARTLTEKYCAWEQEYESV
- the hdhd2 gene encoding haloacid dehalogenase-like hydrolase domain-containing protein 2 isoform X2, whose amino-acid sequence is MSRRALKAVLVDLSGTLHIEDAAVPGAQDALARLRRAPVSVKFVTNTTKECKRYLLERLQKLNFDIEERELFTSLTAARNLLEQRKVRPLLLVEDSALEDFAGIETADPNAVVIGLAPDHFDYQTLNKAFRLILGGAPLIAIHKARYYKRTDGLALGPGPFVTGLEYATDCQAAVVGKPEKTFFLEALRDLNCFPEEAIMIGDDARDDIGGAQKTGMLGILVKTGKYRAGDEGKIDPQPYLTCENFPQAVDHILQNLISQEVI
- the ier3ip1 gene encoding immediate early response 3-interacting protein 1, with the translated sequence MAFTLYALIQTAILLTNAVAVLHEERFLSKIGWGADQGIGGFGDEPGIKAQLLNLIRSVRTVMRVPLIAVNSVCIVLLLLFG
- the hdhd2 gene encoding haloacid dehalogenase-like hydrolase domain-containing protein 2 isoform X1; this encodes MSRRALKAVLVDLSGTLHIEDAAVPGAQDALARLRRAPVSVKFVTNTTKECKRYLLERLQKLNFDIEERELFTSLTAARNLLEQRKVRPLLLVEDSALEDFAGIETADPNAVVIGLAPDHFDYQTLNKAFRLILGGAPLIAIHKARYYKRTDGLALGPGPFVTGLEYATDCQAAVVGKPEKTFFLEALRDLNCFPEEAIMIGDVSADARDDIGGAQKTGMLGILVKTGKYRAGDEGKIDPQPYLTCENFPQAVDHILQNLISQEVI